The sequence CAGTTCACGAAGCTGCACCCGGCGCTGCAGAAGGTGCAGCTCAACTTCGAAGAGCTGACCAAGGATCTCGCGCTCGCGGTCGACCGCATCTTGCGCAAGCACGGCAAGAACGTCATCGGCAAGCAGTTCGCCAGCCGCCGGCTCGCCGACATGATGATCGACCTCTTCATGCTGGCGTGCACGATGTCGCGCGTCTCGACCGCCGTCACCGAGAAGGGCGCGACCGCGGTGACCAAGGAGCTCGAGATCCTCGAGGTGCTCTCGGGCCAGGTGCGGCGCCGCGTGCGCTCGAACTTGAACAAGATCGACGACAACGACGACGAGCTCATCAAGTCGCTGGCCGATCACGCGCTCGATGCCGAGGGTTACCTCTGGGACAACGTGACCTGATGCCTGCCCTTCCGGCCCTTGGGTGGCGCTTTGAGGTTGTGCTAGGCGCCACCGCGTCATGACGACTGCAACTGCTGAAGCTGGCACCGTGACCGGCGCCGCCGTGCGCACGGAGAAGGACCTCATCATCGCCACCCGTCCCTTCACCGAAGAGGACAAGGGCAAGAGCTGGGCGGTGACGATCTCGAGCCTCCTCATCCTCGCGGGGCTGGCGGCGGGCGCGATTGCCTCGCCGTGGTGGCTTTTGCGCCTGGCGTTCTCCCTCGTCGAGGGGCTCACCATCGTGCGCGTGTTCTGTCTCTTCCACGACTTCCAGCACGGCGCGCTGCTGCGCCAGTCGAAGCTCGCCGAAGCGATTCACTGGGTGTTCGGTGTGTCGATTCTCGTGCCGCCCAGCGTGTGGCGCGAGACCCACAACTACCACCACGCGCACACCGCGAAGATCGTCGGCTCGCACGTCGGCAGCTACCTGATGGTGACGACCGAGATGTGGGCGAAGATGTCGGCGAAGGAGCGCTCCGACTACAAGCTCCTCCGGCACCCCGCGCTGATCTTCTTCGCGTACTTCACCGTCTT is a genomic window of Pseudomonadota bacterium containing:
- a CDS encoding acyl-CoA dehydrogenase, with protein sequence QFTKLHPALQKVQLNFEELTKDLALAVDRILRKHGKNVIGKQFASRRLADMMIDLFMLACTMSRVSTAVTEKGATAVTKELEILEVLSGQVRRRVRSNLNKIDDNDDELIKSLADHALDAEGYLWDNVT
- a CDS encoding fatty acid desaturase, yielding MTGAAVRTEKDLIIATRPFTEEDKGKSWAVTISSLLILAGLAAGAIASPWWLLRLAFSLVEGLTIVRVFCLFHDFQHGALLRQSKLAEAIHWVFGVSILVPPSVWRETHNYHHAHTAKIVGSHVGSYLMVTTEMWAKMSAKERSDYKLLRHPALIFFAYFTVFAIGMCLSPFRRNPSKNWDSLLALVVQALGNALIFGVFG